From Paenibacillus graminis:
CAGCGTACTTGCCCATATCCTTCCACTTCTGCAGGGTGAAGCAGACATTAGCCAGCTTAAGCAGGCCATCCAGCTGCATATTCTCCGGAAGACGGCCGCGGTAGGGCTCAAAGGTTATGACTGCGCGCAGCTGCTCTTCTTTGTCCACCAGCGATTCCAGCGACTTGAAGATACGGTATTGGCAAATCGCCATGCGTTCGGAATAACTGTCCATTTCGTTGTCTACAATGATTTTATAAAATACCAGGGATTCCCGGATCTTTCCGTTTGCAAAAAGCTTCTCCGCCACAGAGTACAAGATTCCCAGCGGCTTCGGGTACTCCATGATCCGGTTCAGGACATCCTCTATGCAATGGTGCTTACCGATTTCGGCACAGCGGATCAAAAACGGTTCAATCCTCCGGCGGGAGATCCGCTCCTCGCTGAAGCATTCATCCACATACAGCGGATACAGCCATCCCTCTGGAAACCCAAAGGCTCTGGTGACCGCATCCAGTTGTCCCAAAGACATTGGTTTAGGCGGATTCCCGTGGAGAATCGCACTGAGACTGCCGCGGTTCAGACCGGAAACCTTGGCAAACGAAGCGAGATTATGGCCCGAGCGGGACAGATGCTTCTCAATTTCTGAGCGTATGGTCGTCAACTTTGCCTCCACCCGGCACCTCCTCCGTTAATTTCAAGATTAACCTTCTATTAATTGACATTATAGGTGATGACTATAGAAAGTACAACAAAATGACCCCACAAGGTGGGGCCTTTATTTGTAACAGGTTTATGTCCGAGGATAGGCTATTGCTGCAGCGCAGCATTATTGCGGATTCTCTGGCTCTTGGTTTTCTTTCCGTAAGCGGCTGCAGCGTTCTTGCGGCTGCGCAGACTTTCCATCATTTTGTTCTGGGCAAGCACGATGTAACCGTCCAGCCGCTGACTGAGCTCCAGAACTGCGTGGTCGCTGAGACTGCGCTCCTGTGCAACCTCCAACAGTTCACATCTAAGACTCTCTATAGTTATGTACAGCTCATCTTCTCTATATTCTTTTCCAAGTTCAGCGGACGAATTCTGGTAAAGGCTCACGGTTACCCACCTTCTCTCCTGATCAACTTCCCCCTTATCATAAGTCATGATGCCAAAAAACATATTTTGAAAAAAAAGAAAAAAATGTCGATCCTCATGCAAACCAACTTTCACAATTCAGGCTGTCCGGCCTCTCCAGGCGGGAGGTAACGCTCCCCCAGGACCCCCATGGCAAAATGAATCCATTCACGTGCCGCAAAAGACAAGTAGCGGTCTCTGCGCCAGATCATGCCCAGCTGCCAGGGGATTACAGGCTCAGTCAGCGGAACCACAGATATCAATGTGCGGTCAATGTCCCGGCAGATAGTCTCCGGGAGCAGGGCAATCCCCATTCCTGCCTCTACCATCCGGCTGATTAAATCCCACTGCGAGCTCTCATATACGACCCTTGGCTGAAAGCCCGTCTTGACACACTCCGTAATAATCCGGTCATGCAGCGCAAAATCCTCCCGGAACAACACAAACTCCTCTTCGGCCAGTTCCCTCAGCGGCACTGAAGCTCTGCCCGCCAAACGGTGGCCTGCCGGCACCAGAAGCTCAAGCTTCTCTTCCACAAAAGTGAAGCAATGAAATACCGCTGTATTCACCGGCAGGACGATGGCTCCGATATCGAGCAGTCCGGTTTCCACGTCATCTTCCACTTTTTTGGCTCCATCTTCGTGCAGACGGATGGTCACATCAGGGTAGCGGCGGTGAAATTCACCGATGACTGCCGGAAAGAAGCTTGCCCCCACCATGGGCGGCAGCCCGATACGGATATGCCCCTGCTTCAGATTGCGCAGGCTGTCCAGCTCAGAAGACAGGCTCACGAAAGATTCCACAATATTTTGTGCTTTGGTCAGCAGAATCTCTCCGGCATCTGTCAGCCGGATGCTTTTTCCTTCACGGTAAAAGAGGTCGGCCCCCAGCTCAACCTCCAAATTACGGATCATTTTGCTGATGGTGGGTTGGGAGATATACAGCGATTCCGCCGCTCGGGAAAAGCTGTTCAGCCTGGCCACCTGGACGAAATACTGCAGCTGCCGGATATCCAATTTTCTCGCCTCCATGTATAGATAAATGGAATGTCACTTATTCGATCTATTCATTTTACCTATGAAAGAAAAGGATGTAAACTTTCAGTAACAAGAAAAACGGCATCCCGTCCTCTTATGGAGGCGGCTTCCGTTTTGTCAAAAATAGAGGGCTAACAGAAATGTTCTTCTATTTCATGAAAGGAACGAAGCCTTATGAAAAAGCTAAGTCTAGGCTTGCTGCAGGTAGCTGGACTCACCCTGTTCTCGATGCTCGTTAATGTATTGACCCCATTCCTTCATATTCCTATTCCCGGAAGCATCATCGGCATGATCCTTTTGTTCCTGCTGCTGGAATCCGGAGTCATCCGTCTGAACTGGGTAGAAGCTGGCGCTTCCTGGCTGCTCGCCGAACTGCTGCTGTTCTTTATCCCTTCAGCTATAGGTGTTATGAAATATTCCAAGCTGCTCGAATCAAACGGCCTGCAAGTGCTGGCAGTAGTGATTGTCGGTACCTTCGCTGTAATGGCCAGCTCAGGGCTGCTTACGGGAGCTATATCAAAAGCAAAGGAGCGTAGAGAATCATGATGATTGGACTGTTGCTGCTTGTATTGACTGTCGCGGTGTATCTGCTGGCCAAGCGAATCTATGCTTCCAGCAGCAAAATGTATGCTTCACCGCTTATCATCACACCGCTGCTGATTATCAGCTTTTTGCTGTTAACAGGAATTCCCTATGAATCCTACAATGCGGGAGGCAAATGGCTTACAGATCTGCTTCAGCCGGCAACCATTGCCTTTGCAATCCCTCTTCATAAAAACTTCAAGGTACTGAAAAAGCATGCTGCCGAAATTGCGGCAGGCGTGCTGTCAGGGACGGTTATGGCTGTGCTCTCCTCGATGCTGCTGGCCAAATGGCTGCATCTGAGCGGCGATCTGGCAACCAGCCTGGTACCCCGTTCGGTCACCACACCGATCGCCATGAGCATCTCGCAAAGCATTGGGGGCGTTCCGAGCATTACAGCAGTATTCGTAATTCTGACCGGAGTGCTCGGTACGCTGATGGGGCCTTCTGTGCTGCGCCTCTTCCGCATTGACAACGAAATTGCGCGCGGTGTATCGCTGGGAACCGCAGCGCACGGTACGGGCACCTCCAAAGCCTTCGAGCTGAGTTCGCTGACCGGCACCATCTCCAGTATCGCGATGATTCTGACGGCCCTGCTCTCTATTGGACTTGCGCCGGCCCTCCTCGCGGTTTTCCTCCACTAGGCCGTCCCGGCTTGGGCCAGAGACCAGACCGCTCAGCAGAGCGGTCTGGTCTCTTTTTTGCATATAAATCTGCTGATTTGTTGTCCCTACAGCTTCACCGGCAATCCGCTTTTCGCGGATTCATAGGCAGCACAGGTTACTTTCAGCGTCTTATAGCCGTCTTCGTAGTCGCTGAGAATACGCGAGCGGTCACCGGTCCGCACTGCATGCAGAAACGCCTCGCTTTCGGCTGCATAAGGATTGCCGGAATTGGCATATTCCTTGCTGTCGCCGCTGCGTACCTCCATCAGCCGGTCCGGATTCCAATCCAGCAGCCCTTTGTCATTGTAAAAGCTAAGGCCCACTTGTCCAACCTCTCCCGGCAGTACACAAGTATTCGAGATATTTGCAACAATGCCGTTGTCCAGCTTAAGCGAGACCGTGCCCACATCGGCTACCGTTACGCCTTCATGCAGCTCATGCACAATCCGGTTGCCGAACATGCCATAAACCTCTGTCACCTCGCCGCCCAGATAACGCAGCAGATCGACAATATGGGTGGTCTGCTCGGTAAATTGTCCGCCGGACTGCTCCTGATCGCGCCACCAGGCAGCGCCCGGCATGCCGCCCATCCATTGCCCCACGATCATCCCTACCTTGTCGCCGCTGAGTAATTGCTTCAGCCGTGCGATGTTCTCCTGATACCGGAAGTGGTAGCCAACCGAGGTCAGCAGCCCATGCTCCTTGATATCCTGCAGCAGGCTGGCCGGAATCTCCGTGCTCGAACCCAGCGGCTTCTCCACGAAAAAAGGGATCTCCCTGCGGATCAGCGCCCGCTCAATCGCTCCATGCGACTGCGGAGGCACACAAATATACACGGCATCCAGCTTGTGGGCATCCAGCATCTCTGTGATTTCCCCATACCCTTCAGCGCCGTAGGCACTAGCCATGTCTTCACCCTTCTGCCTGCTGCTGCCGCAGACCGCCTGGAGCTTCACATCCTCCATTCCCGACAGCAAATCGGCATGCACCTTGGAGAACCAGCCTGTTCCTACAATTCCTATATTAAGTGTCATCCTCTTACCTCCTGAAATTCTCGAATGTATGCCTTTTCAAAGATTATACCCGCTTAGGTCCGGATAAGGTAGGCCCGCCACTCCTCAGGGAGCAGGTCCGCATAAGGCTGCTGCAGAAAACGGTCATCCGCCAGCACGATAATGCCGCTGTCACTCTCACTGCGGATCAGTCTTCCACCCGCCTGCTGCACTTTGCACATGCCCGGATAGACATAGGCATAATCAAAGCCGTTCTTGCCTTGGGACCCAAAATATCCGCGCAGCAGATTGCGTTCCAGTCCGACCTGCGGCAGGCCTACGCCTACAATCATTACGCCGTTCAGGCGGTCTCCGGGCAAATCGACACCCTCTGAGAAAATCCCGCCAAGCACCGCGAAGCCAAGCAGCGTCTGCGGATTATCGGGACGGAAGGAAGCGAGGAACGCCTCCCGGGCCTGCTCACTCATTCCGCTTCCCTGCACCAGGGTCGTGATCTCAGGATACTTGTCCGTGAATACCTCGAATACGCTCTGTAAATAAGCATAGGATGGAAAAAACACAAGATAGTTCCCCTTCCTTGCAACCATCCCGCGCAGCGCATCGCTTAGCGGGATCAGGGAATCGGCGCG
This genomic window contains:
- a CDS encoding CidA/LrgA family protein, whose product is MKKLSLGLLQVAGLTLFSMLVNVLTPFLHIPIPGSIIGMILLFLLLESGVIRLNWVEAGASWLLAELLLFFIPSAIGVMKYSKLLESNGLQVLAVVIVGTFAVMASSGLLTGAISKAKERRES
- a CDS encoding CidB/LrgB family autolysis modulator; translated protein: MIGLLLLVLTVAVYLLAKRIYASSSKMYASPLIITPLLIISFLLLTGIPYESYNAGGKWLTDLLQPATIAFAIPLHKNFKVLKKHAAEIAAGVLSGTVMAVLSSMLLAKWLHLSGDLATSLVPRSVTTPIAMSISQSIGGVPSITAVFVILTGVLGTLMGPSVLRLFRIDNEIARGVSLGTAAHGTGTSKAFELSSLTGTISSIAMILTALLSIGLAPALLAVFLH
- the cidR gene encoding cidABC operon transcriptional activator CidR, translated to MDIRQLQYFVQVARLNSFSRAAESLYISQPTISKMIRNLEVELGADLFYREGKSIRLTDAGEILLTKAQNIVESFVSLSSELDSLRNLKQGHIRIGLPPMVGASFFPAVIGEFHRRYPDVTIRLHEDGAKKVEDDVETGLLDIGAIVLPVNTAVFHCFTFVEEKLELLVPAGHRLAGRASVPLRELAEEEFVLFREDFALHDRIITECVKTGFQPRVVYESSQWDLISRMVEAGMGIALLPETICRDIDRTLISVVPLTEPVIPWQLGMIWRRDRYLSFAAREWIHFAMGVLGERYLPPGEAGQPEL
- a CDS encoding Gfo/Idh/MocA family protein; translated protein: MTLNIGIVGTGWFSKVHADLLSGMEDVKLQAVCGSSRQKGEDMASAYGAEGYGEITEMLDAHKLDAVYICVPPQSHGAIERALIRREIPFFVEKPLGSSTEIPASLLQDIKEHGLLTSVGYHFRYQENIARLKQLLSGDKVGMIVGQWMGGMPGAAWWRDQEQSGGQFTEQTTHIVDLLRYLGGEVTEVYGMFGNRIVHELHEGVTVADVGTVSLKLDNGIVANISNTCVLPGEVGQVGLSFYNDKGLLDWNPDRLMEVRSGDSKEYANSGNPYAAESEAFLHAVRTGDRSRILSDYEDGYKTLKVTCAAYESAKSGLPVKL
- a CDS encoding aspartyl-phosphate phosphatase Spo0E family protein; protein product: MSLYQNSSAELGKEYREDELYITIESLRCELLEVAQERSLSDHAVLELSQRLDGYIVLAQNKMMESLRSRKNAAAAYGKKTKSQRIRNNAALQQ